Proteins encoded by one window of Lathyrus oleraceus cultivar Zhongwan6 chromosome 1, CAAS_Psat_ZW6_1.0, whole genome shotgun sequence:
- the LOC127115315 gene encoding uncharacterized mitochondrial protein AtMg00810-like, translated as MVQHFVKQMQSELEMSLVGELTYFRGLQVKQMEDSIFLCQSKYVKNIVKKFGLENTSHKRTTTPTHLKLSKDEKDISVDQSLYRSMIGSLLYLTTSRPDITFAIGVCVRYQPELKAGSVDDRKSTCGGCFFLGNNLVSWFNKKQNCVSLSTAEAEYIAAVLPKMLKQSSPKHMHVSTENIESSSPTARADEPF; from the exons ATGGTCCAACATTTTGTTAAGCAGATGCAATCTGAGCTTGAAATGAGTTTGGTAGGTGAATTAACTTACTTTCGTGGACTtcaagtcaaacagatggaagactccATATTTCTTTGTCAAAGCAAATATGTAAAGAATATTGTGAAGAAATTTGGATTGGAGAATACTAGTCACAAAAGAACTACTACTCCTACACACTTGAAGTTATCTAAAGATGAAAAGGACATTAGTGTTGATCAAAGTTTATATAGAAGCATGATTGGTAGTCTTCTATATCTTACAACAAGCAGACCAGATATAACTTTTGCTATTGGAGTTTGTGTTAGATATCAACCAGAACTCAAA GCTGGTAGTGTTGATGACAGGAAGAGTACTTGTGGAGGATGTTTCTTTTTGGGAAACAATTTGGTTTCATGGTTCAACAAGAAACAGAATTGTGTATCCCTATCTACTgctgaagctgagtacatagcagcaG TGTTACCAAAGATGTTGAAACAATCTTCACCCAAGCACATGCATGTCTCAACTGAAAACATTGAGTCATCTTCTCCAACTGCTAGGGCAGATGAACCATTCTAA